A genomic window from Nicotiana sylvestris chromosome 11, ASM39365v2, whole genome shotgun sequence includes:
- the LOC138881159 gene encoding uncharacterized protein, whose product MGSLKHVEAGKLEMTKEIYRLANLSVRLYDTGDQGVVVQNIAGSSLVDEVEMRQFEDPELVKIKESIPFQKKQLFEQFDDGILKYKRRWCAPNVGELRKQIMTEMHQSRYSVHPGSTKMYHDLRQLYWWNDMKKDITTFVA is encoded by the coding sequence ATGGGCAGCTTGAAACATGTAGAAGCTGGGAAATTAGAAATGACTAAGGAGATATATCGATTGGCCAATCTGAGTGTGCGGCTATATGATACAGGTGACCAGGGTGTAGTAGTCCAAAATATTGCGGGGTCATCACTGGTAGATGAGGTAGAAATGCGTCAATTTGAGGATCCGGAGCTAGTCAAGATTAAAGAGAGCATCCCTTTTCAGAAGAAGCAGTTGTTCGAGCAATTTGATGATGGAATTCTAAAATATAAGCGCCGATGGTGTGCACCTAATGTTGGGGAGCTTCGTAAGCAAATTATGACAGAGATGCACCAGTCTCGGTACTCAGTTCATCCTGGTTCAactaaaatgtatcatgatcttcgtCAGCTATACTGGTGGAACGACATGAAGAAAGATATAACCACATTTGTGGCTTAG
- the LOC138881160 gene encoding uncharacterized protein → MQTSAGRGRGRVGTSGSRGQQNRIYALSSRQDLESSPDVVTGILSVFSIDMYALIDPGSTLSYISPFIASKWDREPELLHKSFEVSTPMGESVVVRWVYRSCDVKIHDRHTLADLHELEMVDFDIIMGMDWMDSCYANVDCWTKIVHFNFPSEPIIEWKGDAAVPKGKFISHLKARKMILKGYIYHLV, encoded by the coding sequence ATGCAGACATCAGCTGGCAGGGGTAGGGGAAGAGTTGGAACTTCTGGTTCAAGAGGTCAGCAAAATCGCATATATGCTTTATCGAGTCGTCAGGATTTAGAGTCATCTCCGGACGTGGTTACAGGTATACTATCCGTCTTTTCTATCGATATGTATGCCTTGATAGATCCTGGTTCTACATTGTCGTATATCTCCCCCTTCATTGCTAGTAAATGGGATAGAGAGCCTGAATTGTTGCATAAGTCATTTGAGGTATCTACGCCAATGGGTGAGTCTGTTGTAGTTAGATGGGTATATCGAAGTTGCGACGTGAAAATTCATGACCGCCATACGTTAGCTGATTTGCATGagctagaaatggttgattttgatatcattatgggtatggattggaTGGATTCTTGTTATGCCAATGTAGATTGCTGGACAAAGATTGTTCATTTTAATTTTCCAAGTGAACCTATTATTGAATGGAAAGGTGATGCTGCAGTGCCTAAGGGGAAGTTTATTTCTCACCTTAAAGCTAGAAAGATGATTTTGAAGGGGTACATCTATCATTTGGTATGA
- the LOC104219422 gene encoding peroxisomal 2,4-dienoyl-CoA reductase [(3E)-enoyl-CoA-producing] — MESPFKSDILKGKVALLTGGGSGIGLEISTQFGKHGASVAIMGRRKTILDSAVSYLQSLGIPAIGFEGDVRKQEDAKRVVELTVKHFGKLDILVNAAAGNFLVSPEDLSPNGFRTVLDIDSVGTFTMCHEALYYIKKGGPGRNSTSGGIILNISATLHYTASWYQIHVAAAKAAVDAVTRNLALEWGTDYDIRVNGIAPGPIGDTAGMRKLGPEEISNKSKEYMPLYKLGEKYDIAMAALYLASDAGKYINGTTLIVDGGLWLSRPRHLPKDAVKELSRTVEKRSRNAPVGVPPSKL; from the exons ATGGAGTCTCCTTTCAAGTCAGACATACTAAAAGGGAAAGTAGCACTTTTGACCGGAGGCGGTTCTGGCATCGGCCTTGAGATCTCTACTCAATTCGGCAAACATGGTGCCTCTGTTGCCATCATGGGCCGCCGCAAAACCATCCTCGACTCCGCCGTCTCCTACCTTCAATCCCTTGGTATTCCG GCAATTGGCTTTGAGGGTGACGTGCGAAAGCAAGAAGATGCAAAAAGAGTTGTAGAGTTAACTGTCAAGCATTTTGGGAAGCTTGACATTCTTGTTAATGCTGCAGCTGGCAATTTCCTTGTGTCTCCTGAGGATTTGTCTCCAAATGGCTTCAGGACAG TACTAGATATTGATTCTGTTGGTACATTTACCATGTGCCATGAAGCACTTTACTATATCAAGAAAGGAGGACCTGGGAGGAATTCGACTTCAGGTGGAATAATACTGAACATTAGTGCTACTTTGCATTACACTGCATCTTGGTATCAAATCCATGTAGCTGCTGCCAAG GCTGCTGTTGATGCAGTCACTAGAAATTTGGCTCTAGAGTGGGGCACGGACTATGATATTAGGGTCAATGGTATTGCACCAGGGCCCATAGGTGATACTGCTGGCATGCGTAAACTTGGACCGGAAGAGATAAGCAATAAGAGTAAAGAATACATGCCCCTGTACAAACTTGGGGAGAAATATGATATTGCCATGGCTGCTCTCTACCTTGCATCAGATGCTG GTAAATATATCAACGGAACCACCCTTATTGTCGATGGAGGACTCTGGCTGAGCAGGCCCAGACATCTACCTAAAGATGCAGTGAAGGAGCTCTCTCGAACAGTTGAGAAAAGATCAAGAAATGCACCAGTAGGAGTTCCTCCCAGCAAGCTTTGA